The following coding sequences are from one Epinephelus fuscoguttatus linkage group LG5, E.fuscoguttatus.final_Chr_v1 window:
- the si:dkey-260j18.2 gene encoding kelch-like protein 17, producing MNAVRGGTVTWRPQPWQDGDGGGGEPLSDSDSEEEDFPDDSTTPLGDYITHGLKQLLDAQQLCDVTLLVEGKKFMCHRVLLAAVSPYFRAMFTSPLVESRLTEIRLEEVTPSVMETVIQFVYTGEAGLSLDTAEDLFVAANRLQVMPLQDLCSRFLFEHLSVDNCLGMYSLARSHHDQLLLRASLRLVAQHFPRVARQKDFLLLDHGTLGSLLSSDRLGVDSEAEVYDAARRWAEHQPLDRYVHMPALLHHLRPGLLSQEESRRLCQELGPAAAGEGLGGPLRPREGMFEKKIVCVDLTPREDENLAARDYTVDCFDPRTGKWEKLAALGSLVSPGCTAVGDRLFVAGGILRTGSVSAAVHEYDAVLDRWVERPSMVQPRAMLGLLGCGESLFALGGSNRSALLDSSETLELTTLQWTAGPRLPLPLRAFACAALRGRLYLLGGTTLEQNRAVVHSGVLIYHTLTDCWTRVALDSGATCLAGGVAVRGGVCAIGGYMRDTTKFLDGNYTNLETLDATGRVLFFREGRGSGVEREVTGGGVMVTAEQRGGAGGGSDRAPSPVVFPGLPRRIAAGGVARWKRRIYVLGGENGSRFYDSVYCWKPGWRSWVQRREKLPGDTGGVSQFGCTTLKFPKKHILSRLRLAKENCKKAAD from the exons ATGAATGCTGTGCGGGGGGGCACAGTCACCTGGCGTCCCCAGCCGTGGCAGGATGgggacggaggaggaggagagcctCTGTCAGACAGCGActcagaggaggaggacttCCCTGATGACAGCACCACACCGTTGGGAGACTACATCACACATG GACTGAAGCAGCTCCTGGATGCTCAGCAGCTGTGCGATGTCACTCTGCTTGTTGAGGGAAAGAAGTTCATGTGTCACAG AGTCCTCTTAGCAGCCGTGAGCCCGTACTTTAGGGCTATGTTCACCAGCCCTCTGGTAGAGTCCCGCCTCACTGAGATCCGACTGGAGGAGGTGACGCCGTCTGTCATGGAGACTGTCATCCAGTTTGTGTACACCGGTGAGGCAGGGCTCTCTCTGGACACAGCTGAGGATCTGTTTGTGGCCGCCAACCGGCTCCAGGTCATGCCCCTTCAAGACCTCTGCTCAAG GTTTCTATTCGAGCACCTCTCAGTGGATAACTGCCTGGGGATGTACTCTCTAGCTCGTTCTCACCATGATCAGCTGCTGCTGCGCGCCTCCCTGCGGCTCGTAGCCCAGCACTTTCCCCGGGTGGCACGGCAGAAAGACTTCCTCCTGCTTGACCACGGCACCTTAGGCAGCCTCCTGAGCTCTGACCGTCTGGGGGTGGACTCCGAAGCGGAGGTTTACGACGCAGCGCGCCGCTGGGCAGAGCACCAACCTTTGGATCGCTATGTCCACATGCCGGCGCTGCTCCACCACCTGCGGCCGGGGCTGCTGTCCCAGGAAGAGAGCCGAAGACTGTGCCAGGAGTTGGGGCCGGCTGCGGCTGGTGAGGGCCTCGGGGGGCCTCTGAGACCACGGGAGGGCATGTTTGAGAAGAAGATTGTCTGTGTGGACCTGACGCCTCGGGAAGATGAGAATTTAGCTGCAAGAGACTACACAGTGGACTGCTTTGACCCTCGGACAGGGAAGTGGGAGAAGTTAGCAGCGCTGGGTTCTCTGGTCAGTCCCGGCTGTACGGCTGTAGGTGACCGGCTGTTTGTAGCGGGTGGGATCTTGCGGACAggttctgtgtctgcagctgtgcaTGAATATGATGCAGTGTTGGACCGCTGGGTAGAGCGGCCTTCTATGGTCCAGCCGCGGGCTATGCTCGGCCTGCTGGGCTGTGGAGAGTCACTCTTTGCCCTGGGTGGTAGTAACCGCTCAGCTCTGCTGGACTCCAGTGAGACCCTGGAGCTGACTACACTTCAGTGGACTGCGGGACCTCGGTTACCGCTCCCTCTGCGCGCCTTCGCCTGCGCAGCGTTACGTGGACGGCTTTACCTTCTGGGTGGAACCACACTTGAACAGAACCGGGCTGTGGTTCACTCGGGGGTGCTTATTTATCACACCCTTACAGACTGCTGGACCCGTGTGGCTCTGGACTCCGGTGCCACTTGTCTCGCTGGAGGAGTAGCAGTGCGAGGAGGAGTCTGTGCCATCGGGGGATACATGAGGGATACCACCAAGTTCCTGGATGGAAACTACACCAATCTGGAGACTTTAGACGCCACTGGGCGTGTGCTGTTTTTCAGAGAGGGCAGGGGGTCTGGAGTAGAGAGGGAGGTGACTGGGGGAGGGGTGATGGTCACCGCGGAGCAGCGGGGTGGTGCAGGTGGTGGAAGCGACCGAGCCCCAAGCCCTGTGGTATTTCCTGGGCTGCCGCGGCGGATCGCAGCAGGGGGTGTGGCGAGGTGGAAACGCAGGATTTATGTGCTGGGTGGGGAAAACGGCTCACGGTTCTATGACAGTGTGTACTGTTGGAAGCCTGGCTGGCGCAGCTGGGTCCAGAGACGGGAGAAACTTCCTGGAGACACTGGAGGGGTGAGCCAGTTTGGGTGTACCACTTTAAAGTTCCCTAAGAAACACATCCTGTCCAGACTGAGACTAGCCAAAGAAAACTGCAAAAAGGCTGCTGACTAG
- the sars2 gene encoding serine--tRNA ligase, mitochondrial, translating to MATCIGMVARVGCTALFVLKPVARQCSRQRTCVFTPHRFSHGVRSSLYEHVREGYSDKPELDMRAVCEETDKVIANVENRKGDLKGDDVRKIVCVWQELKAVQAEIAGLEEQKRHIGATVKTLVSKNDKKALASLPEYTQALQKGREVRNRLNQLYPKENELDQEYYRRALRLPNTSHPDVPVGDESQARVVELVGQKPEFDFKPRGHLELGEGLGLIRQRHLAHVSGHRSYYLRGAGARLQTALQNLALDTLQRRGFIPMVVPDLLKGAIFEGCGMQPNAHLSQVYSLDQTRFPDLKLAGTGEVGVAGFFMDHAVNWKDLPVRTVCSSTCYRAETDTGRETWGLYRVHHFNKVEMFGVTADETGEESSQLLEEFVSLQKEMFSALELHYRVLDMPTQELGLPAYRKYDIEAWMPGRDSYGEISSGSNCTDYQSRRLNILYEREDGSLQYAHTVNATACAIPRTVIAILETHQTKEGTVRVPRALQPYLGLEVIEKPKYSPLKYIGPNQHHRPPRPAPKTR from the exons ATGGCGACCTGCATCGGCATGGTCGCAAGAGTCGGATGCACTGCACTGTTTGTGCTAAAGCCGGTCGCCAGGCAGTGTTCAAGGCAGAGGACATGTGTGTTCACCCCGCACCGCTTCTCTCACGGAGTCCGCAGCAGTTTGTACGAGCATGTCCGTGAAGGCTACAGCGACAAACCCGAGCTGGATATGAGAGCAGTGTGTGAGGAGACTGACAAAGTCATAGCAAATGTGGAGAACAGGAAGGGTGACCTGAAAGGGGACGATGTCAGGAAGATT gtgtgtgtgtggcaggagCTCAAGGCAGTGCAGGCGGAAATTGCTGGGCTGGAAGAGCAGAAGCGTCACATCGGTGCCACAGTCAAAACGCTAGTG TCCAAGAACGACAAGAAAGCTCTTGCCAGT CTCCCAGAGTACACCCAGGCTCTGCAGAAGGGCCGAGAGGTCCGCAACAGACTGAATCAACTCTATCCCAAAGAGAATGAGCTGGATCAGGAATACTACAGACGAGCGCTCAGGCTGCCCAACACCTCACACCCCGATGTG CCGGTTGGAGATGAGAGCCAGGCGAGGGTGGTGGAGCTGGTCGGACAGAAACCAG AGTTTGACTTCAAGCCCAGAGGCCATTTAGAGCTGGGGGAAGGGTTAGGTCTCATAAGGCAGAG ACATCTAGCTCATGTCTCAGGCCACAGGTCCTACTATCTGAGGGGCGCAGGGGCCAGACTTCAGACTGCACTACAAAACCTTGCCCTCGACACACTACAGAGACGG GGCTTCATCCCCATGGTTGTTCCTGACCTGCTGAAGGGGGCGATATTT GAGGGTTGTGGGATGCAGCCCAATGCCCATCTCTCTCAGGTCTATTCACTGGACCAGACACGTTTCCCAGACCTCAAACTGGCTGGGACTGGAGAGGTCGGAGTGGCAG GCTTTTTCATGGATCATGCAGTAAACTGGAAGGACCTGCCTGTCAG GACGGTGTGCAGCAGCACCTGCTacagagcagagacagacacaggcagGGAGACATGGGGGCTCTACAGGGTGCATCACTTCAACAAG GTAGAGATGTTTGGAGTGACAGCAGATGAGACGGGAGAAGAGAGCTCTCAGCTGCTGGAGGAATTTGTCTCTCTGCAGAAAGAGATGTTCTCTGCACTGGAACTACATTACag AGTGCTGGACATGCCGACACAGGAACTGGGCCTTCCAGCATACAGAAAGTATGACATAGAGGCATGGATGCCTGGGAGGGACAGCTACGGAGAG ATTTCCAGTGGGTCCAACTGTACAGACTACCAGAGCAGACGTCTCAACATCCTGTATGAGAGAGAGGACGGCAGCCTGCAGTACGCCCACACA gTGAATGCTACAGCGTGTGCCATCCCCCGAACAGTCATCGCCATCCTggagactcatcagaccaaa GAGGGAACAGTGCGTGTCCCCCGAGCCCTGCAGCCCTATTTGGGCTTAGAAGTGATCGAGAAGCCAAAGTATTCTCCACTGAAATACATCGGACCCAACCAGCACCATCGACCACCCAGGCCTGCTCCCAAAACCAGatga